In Nocardia sp. XZ_19_385, the sequence CGTCGGCGGTCCTGGTCGGTGTCGAGCATCCGCAGGCTCTCCATCAGCGCCGCGCCGATGTCCAATTCCTCGGACCACCATTGGGCGGATCGGATCGGCAGACCGCGCGGGCGGTACCTCCGCATGATCTGGACGTGATCGGGCAGGCTCATGAACTCCGCCAATCCCTTGTCATCCGCCCAGATCGACAGCGACCCGACCTGGCGTCGGGCGGGCCGGAAATAGGTCAGCACTCCTACGGCACCCTCGATTTGGGCCAACTGATCGCCGAGCCGCTCCGAGGCGCGCCAGATGGCCGGGATATCGGTGGGATGCTTTATCGTGTACTGGGTCATGCTGATCATGAGCGGGCCACCAGCCGGGATCGCACGGCCGGGCTTCCACCCGCTGTTGAGCACTAGATCGGCAAGCGGCGAGCCGGCCGCTCGGCGCCGCCACCAGGTCTGCCATGGCAGCCGAATATCGAGCAGATTTCGCTTGGGTGTGCGTGTCAGTTCCATTGCCGGTCAAGGGCGCATCCATCCGCAGCGCGGATCTATCGCCCCCGTCCTCCTTCCGAGCTTGCCTTCGAATCGGCACCAGATGGGGCCCTTCGATACGTGACCGAAGAGGCGCAGAATCATCTGCGCACGATGACGATAAGCACTTGCTTACCATCTGTCAATGACGCGTCTTCTCAATGGAGCCTGCTTCGAGCTTTAGGCGTTCAGATAGGCGCGGATACGTTCGCGATCGTCGTCGGTTGCCGGAAGCTGAACCACCAGAAGCAGTTCCGGGTTCTCCACCGGCCGTAGCTGGAACAGCTCCAGATCGATCGGGCCCGCTTCGGGATGATCGATGCCGATGGTGGTGGGGCGGAAATCCTGCACTGGATACTCCAACCACCAGGTGCGGAATTCCGCACTTGCAGCGCTCAATTCGGAAACCACCTGGGTCAGCCGCGGGTCCCCCGGGCTGTTGCCGAGCAACACCCGGAACTGGCTCAGGATCGCCCGCGCGGCGGGTTCCCAACGGCGCATCATGGCGCGGTTACGTTCGTCGGTGTACATCCACCACAGCAGATTCCGGCGTTCCGGAGGCAAGGCGGCCGGGTCGGTCCGGATCCGGCTGAACGCCGTGTTCCAGACGACGAAGTCCAGGCGGGCGTCGTGCACCACCGCCGGCGTCGGACAGAGTGCGTCGACCATCCGCTGTAGTCGTGAGATCTCGTCTCCGACTTGATATTTCACCACCGGGTCGGCCAGCCCGGCGAGGCGTCGGAGCTGCCGATGCTGCACCGGCTCCAGGCGCAAAGCCCGCGCCAGGGCGTCGACCACCTGCGGGCTGGCGGCGATCTTGCGGCCCTGCTCCAGCCAGGTGTACCAGGTCAGGCTGACTCCGGCGAGCTCGGCGACTTCCTCGCGGCGCAGACCCGGGGTGCGCCGGCGGCCGGGCAGCAGGTCGCCGGGCAGGCCGACGTCGGCGGGCCGCAGTCGGGAGCGGTGTGCCTTGAGGAAGTCGGCCAGCTCGGCGCGATGGTTTTTGCTCATCCCGAGATCCCTTTATGGGTAGCAGTATTGGTGCCAGGACCAGACCGCTACCCGTCTCTAACGTTCTAGTCATCGGGTGATCGAGCACCGATCACCACAGACAAGGAGCATGACATGAGTAACGACAAGGGACCGGTTCTGGTAATCGGAGCGACCGGGCAGCAGGGCCGGGCAACCACCCAGCAGCTGCTCGAACGAGGTTGGGGCGTGCGGGCTTTCATACGCGACCCGGAGGCGCCCGCGGCGCAGGCACTGCGTGCGGCGGGTGCGGAGCTGTCCGTCGGCGATCTCGACGACATCGACTCGGTGCGGACCGCCATGACCGGCGCATACGGGGTCTTCATGATGCTGACCATGATGGAAGGCGTCCACATCACCGCCGAAGGCATTGCGGCAGAACAGCGCCGGGGCAAGGCGGTGGTCGAGTTGGCGAAGGAACTCGACATCGAGCACTTCGTCTACAGCTCACTCAAAGGCGCGGGCGAGAACTCCGGAGTGGAGTACTACGCGGCCAAGGAAGCCATCGAGGGCTACATCACCGAGGCCGAGCTCCCCGCGACCATCCTGCGGCCGGTGTTCTTCATGGACAACTTCAACACCTTCAACCGGCCGGTCCGCAACGAGAACGGCGACATCCTGGTGAATCTGGCGGTGCGGCCCGATATTCCGATGGAACTGATCTCCGTGCACGATATCGGCGCGTTCGCCGCTATCGCCTTCGACCGTCCCGCGGACTACCTGGGCCGCACCGTGCCCATCTCCGGCGATCGCCTGACACCCCCGCAGATTGCCGAGGTCTTCGGCCGGATCACGAATCTCCCCGCCCACAGCAACCAGATCCCGGTCGAGCAGGTCAAGGCCTTCGATGAGCAGGTCGGAAAGATGTTCGCCTACTTCAACGAAGGCGCTGGCGCGCCCATCGACACCGCGCCCCTGCGCGAACACCACACGGATCTGATGGATCTCGAGACCTGGTTGCGCACGAACAACTGGAAGCCGTGACCGTGCGGTCAGTCGAGCAGGGCCAGCAGGTGGTGGGCGTCGTCGAGCAGGTTGTCCACCGAGGCGGAGACGTAGGTCAGGTCGATGAAGAAGTCGTCGAAGCCGGACTGCCCGGCGGTGCGCCGCACCGCGTCCGCGACATGCTCGAGCGGAGTGCCCGACTTGACGTTGACCCGAACGATGGTCTCGATTGCTCCCGGATCACGGCCCGCCTGCTCGGCGGCGTGGTCGACCACTCCGCGCAGCTTGCGCAGCTGGACGCCCCACTCCGGCGGACCGGGCACCGGCACCACCGGCAGCCAGCCATCGCCCCGGCGGCCCACGCGTTCCATCGCCGCCGGCGTGAAGGCGGCGAGATGGATTGGCGGGCGCGGCTTCTGCACGGGCTTCAGCTCGGTGCGGTGGCGCGGCACCGACACCAAGCTGCCGGAGTATTCGGCGGGATCGGTGGTCCAGATGGCTTCCAGAGCGTCCAGCGTCTGCTCCAGCCGGGCGCCGCGCTTGGTGAACGGCACCCCGGCCGCCTCGTATTCTTCAGGCGACCAGCCGATTCCGAAACCGGGGATCAGCCTGCCGCCGCTGGCCACGTCCAGCGTGGTCAGCGCCCGCGCCAGGATCGCGGGCGGATACAGCGGCGCGATCAGCACATTCGCGCCCAGGCGCACCCGTTCCGTGGCCGACGCGGCCAGCGCGAGGGTCAGGAACGGGTCCAGCACCTGATTGAATTCCGGTGGGATGGTGGCGGACCCGGCGTAGCCGACCTTCGGGTCGGTCGCCGCCATCAGGCGGTCGCCCACCCAAAGGCTGTCCGCGCCCGCCTTTTCCATCGCCGCGGCGAACTCGGGGATCCGGGCCGCCTCCCGCGCGTGCGCACCGAGCTGCGGTAACGAGAAACCGATCTTCATGGCACTGTCGTACCAGGTTTGTCAGGCCAGCGCCTTGGCGGGTGCGGTGGGGCCGGGAACCGGGGGGTCGATGTTCTCCACATCGGGAACCTCGGTGCCGCGCAGCGACGTTCCGGCGGTCTCGCGCAGGAACGTCCAGGCCACCAGGCCGATCAGCGAAGCGCCGATCATGTACGCCGCGGGGAACAAGGCCCAGCCGGTCTTCTCGATGACCGCCTCGTTGACCAGCGGCGCGGTGCCACCGAACGCGGCCGTGGACACGTTGTAGCCGAGCGCGAAACCCGCGTAGCGCACATGCGTGGGGAAGATCGCCGGGAACGTGGAGCTGATGGTCGCCAGCTGCGGCACGTAGAACAACCCGAGCACGATGAAACCGATGACGGCCCAGACGATGCCCTTACCCATCAGCCAGTACATGGGCAGCGCGAGCACCATCAAGCCGATCAGCGAGACCAGCCACATCGGACGCCGGCCGACCCGGTCGGACAGGGCGCCGAAGAACGGCAGCACCACCATCATCACCAGCTGACCGATCAACATCATCGCGGTGGTGGTGGAGTCGCTGACGCCGATGGTGTTCTGCAGATACGTCGGCTGATAGGTGAGCAGGGTGTAGTTCACCACGTTCAGGGCCACGACCAGGCCGATCAGCGTGAGGGTCTCACGCCGGTAGGTGGTCAGCACCTCGCGCAGGCCACCCGGCGGATGCGGCTGGTCGGCCACCTCCTCGAACACCGGGGACTCGTCCAGCCGGGCGCGCAGATACCAGCCGATCAGGCCGAGCGGCACCGCGATCAGGAACGGGATCCGCCAGCCCCAGTCGTGCATGGCGTCCGTACCCAGGACCAGCTGACAGGCCAGCACCACGGCCGAACCACCGACGAAACCGAACAGGGTGCCGAATTCCAGGAAGCTGCCGAAGAAGCCGCGTTTGCGGTCGGTGGCGCATTCGGCGAGATAGGTCGCGGCGCCGCCGTATTCACCGCCGGTGGAGAAGCCCTGCACGACGCGCAGCAGGATCAGCAGAATCGGGGCGGCGACACCGATGGAGGCGTGCGTGGGGATCAGGCCGATCGCGCCGGTCGCGGCCGCCATCAGCAGAATCGTGGTGCCCAGGACCGCTTTGCGGCCGATCCGGTCGCCGATGGGGCCCCAGACCATGCCGCCGAGCGGGCGCAGCAGGAAGGAGACGGCGAAACCGAGCATGGTGCCCAGGGTGCCGAGCTCGCCGGGGAAGAACGCGTCCGTGAGGTAGGTGGCGGTAGCGGCGTAGACGCCGTAGTCGAACCACTCCGTGGCGTTGCCCATCGCCGACGCGGTGACGGACTTGCGCAATTGTTGCTTGGACTCCGGACTGTCCGGTTCAGCGGCTATGGACGCGGTCATTCGTACCTCCTTCGGCCCGCTCCCCCGCGGACCTAACTCGGTTCTCCCCGGCCGGGCCTCCCGGATTTCGAGAGTGCACGGCACCGAACCAACCGTTACCCAGGTTTGCTGGATAGCAAACCCGGGGGTCACCGGGGAGGGTTGGATCCCATGCGTTCTGACCTGCCGAGTCCAGTCCAAATGTGAGCCCGGTCATACCAATGCGTCAGCCTGGCGCCCGAAGATCGACCCGATGGCTAATCGCGAGCGTTGGGCCGGCGCTTTCGACCCACGGCGGCCACGAGGACGGCAGCCGCACCCAGGGCGACGCAGAGCCAGCCGAACCAGTCGCCGAAACGGGCGTAGACGGTCCTGGATTCGGTGAGCGGCAGGGTGGCGAGTGCGGCGCTGGTGACGTCGATTCCGGTCTCCGCGGTGGCGCGGATACGACCGCGGGCATCGCTTGCCACATGTTCGCCGAGCTGGGGTGCGCGAGCCACCGCCACACCCGATTCGACGCCGCGCAGGACCGCCATCCGGCTGTGCAGCCAGGCGTCGTCGGTGAAATCGAGGGCGGGCACCAACATCAATGTCGCGCCGCGGCGAGCGTTCTCGCGGACCAGAGCGGGCCGGTCCAGGTCGAAACATATGGCCAGAGCCCATGGTTGACCAGGAACCTGCTGCCACTCGCTGCCCGGCTCGAGTTCGTCCTCCAAGCCGGTGATCAAGTAGTGCTTGGCGTACTCGACACCCGACGGGTAGTCGATCGCGGCATTCACGCTGCGACCGTCGCGGGTAAGGATCAGACCCGCGACGATATGGATGTCCCGGCGGGTCGCGACCTCGGTCAGCGGAGCGGCGAGCACCGGCAGTGTGGATTCATCGGCACGCCAGGCCTTTTCCGGGAGCACGACCACTTGCGCGCCTTGGTCCGCGAGCCGTTCGACCTCGGTGACGACGCGGCTGATCATGTCGCGGCCCGCGGGCGAATCGACCGGAACGTATTCCGGCGGCTGCGAAACCGCGAGCAGGCCCACCCGCACCGACTTCCCGGGCTGCGGCAATGCCAGCTGCCAGATGCCGAACGCGCCGACGGCCACCAGCACGGCGGCGGCCACAGCGCCGACACGGATCCTCTGCCGCCGGGTTGGCCCCGAAGTCAGAATCGCGCCGATTGCGGCCGGTACCAACAGGATCAGGAAACTGATGCCCCACGGACCGGTCAGCGCCGCGGTCTGGATCAACGGCAGCACACCGACCTGGGTGTAGGCGATACTCCACCACGCGCCGAACAGCCCGGTCAGCGAGAGCAGGAATTCGTAAGCGACCCAGGCCGCCGGGAACGCCGCCACGGCGAGGCCCGTGTGCCCGCGCAGGAGCAGCGCACGCCACAGCGCCACGGCCCCGCCGTACACCAGGGCGGAAATACCGATCAGCGCAACGGCATTGGGCACCGGCTGCTCGAGGGTCACGACCAGGTACGACCAGAAACTCACCAGCGCCCCGGCCAGCCAGGACCCGAGCCCGAGGACGAACGCCACCTTCGCCGGCACCCGCGCCGCAACCAGCAACACCGGCAGCGGCGCGAGGACCGCCAAGCCAGGCACCGGATTCAAACCGAACCCGAAGCGCCACAGCACCGCCGACACCACGGCCGCACCGGCCGCCCACCACCACTTCATTGCACGTCCCTCCAGATCACCTGGAGGGATCTTCATGGGGCGAATCGCATGCCCGCATCACCCTGGAGTGCTAGATCCCGGGGATTACGCCCCCGTGCATCGATCAGAGCAGGTCCGCGCCGCACTTCGGGCAGGCACGAAGCCGGTAGAACGGGGATTCCGCGGGCAGGCAACGATCGCAGAAACCGGAGCGGCACAGCGTGCAGGTGAGGAAGCGGACGGCGAAGTGTTCGGGGTCGGCACGCGCCACGGGGTTGCCGCCGGGGATCACCGAGATCGAGAGCATGCGACGGCAGCCGTCGCCTGCGCAGAACCGGACGGCCATGGTGCCAACCCTCCCCGAGTAGTTCACCTTTCTACTTGTGGAATCGGTTGCGCTACAGCGGTGTTACATAA encodes:
- a CDS encoding helix-turn-helix transcriptional regulator, producing MSKNHRAELADFLKAHRSRLRPADVGLPGDLLPGRRRTPGLRREEVAELAGVSLTWYTWLEQGRKIAASPQVVDALARALRLEPVQHRQLRRLAGLADPVVKYQVGDEISRLQRMVDALCPTPAVVHDARLDFVVWNTAFSRIRTDPAALPPERRNLLWWMYTDERNRAMMRRWEPAARAILSQFRVLLGNSPGDPRLTQVVSELSAASAEFRTWWLEYPVQDFRPTTIGIDHPEAGPIDLELFQLRPVENPELLLVVQLPATDDDRERIRAYLNA
- a CDS encoding NmrA/HSCARG family protein, encoding MSNDKGPVLVIGATGQQGRATTQQLLERGWGVRAFIRDPEAPAAQALRAAGAELSVGDLDDIDSVRTAMTGAYGVFMMLTMMEGVHITAEGIAAEQRRGKAVVELAKELDIEHFVYSSLKGAGENSGVEYYAAKEAIEGYITEAELPATILRPVFFMDNFNTFNRPVRNENGDILVNLAVRPDIPMELISVHDIGAFAAIAFDRPADYLGRTVPISGDRLTPPQIAEVFGRITNLPAHSNQIPVEQVKAFDEQVGKMFAYFNEGAGAPIDTAPLREHHTDLMDLETWLRTNNWKP
- a CDS encoding TIGR03619 family F420-dependent LLM class oxidoreductase; its protein translation is MKIGFSLPQLGAHAREAARIPEFAAAMEKAGADSLWVGDRLMAATDPKVGYAGSATIPPEFNQVLDPFLTLALAASATERVRLGANVLIAPLYPPAILARALTTLDVASGGRLIPGFGIGWSPEEYEAAGVPFTKRGARLEQTLDALEAIWTTDPAEYSGSLVSVPRHRTELKPVQKPRPPIHLAAFTPAAMERVGRRGDGWLPVVPVPGPPEWGVQLRKLRGVVDHAAEQAGRDPGAIETIVRVNVKSGTPLEHVADAVRRTAGQSGFDDFFIDLTYVSASVDNLLDDAHHLLALLD
- a CDS encoding MFS transporter; translation: MTASIAAEPDSPESKQQLRKSVTASAMGNATEWFDYGVYAATATYLTDAFFPGELGTLGTMLGFAVSFLLRPLGGMVWGPIGDRIGRKAVLGTTILLMAAATGAIGLIPTHASIGVAAPILLILLRVVQGFSTGGEYGGAATYLAECATDRKRGFFGSFLEFGTLFGFVGGSAVVLACQLVLGTDAMHDWGWRIPFLIAVPLGLIGWYLRARLDESPVFEEVADQPHPPGGLREVLTTYRRETLTLIGLVVALNVVNYTLLTYQPTYLQNTIGVSDSTTTAMMLIGQLVMMVVLPFFGALSDRVGRRPMWLVSLIGLMVLALPMYWLMGKGIVWAVIGFIVLGLFYVPQLATISSTFPAIFPTHVRYAGFALGYNVSTAAFGGTAPLVNEAVIEKTGWALFPAAYMIGASLIGLVAWTFLRETAGTSLRGTEVPDVENIDPPVPGPTAPAKALA
- a CDS encoding nitrilase-related carbon-nitrogen hydrolase, which produces MKIPPGDLEGRAMKWWWAAGAAVVSAVLWRFGFGLNPVPGLAVLAPLPVLLVAARVPAKVAFVLGLGSWLAGALVSFWSYLVVTLEQPVPNAVALIGISALVYGGAVALWRALLLRGHTGLAVAAFPAAWVAYEFLLSLTGLFGAWWSIAYTQVGVLPLIQTAALTGPWGISFLILLVPAAIGAILTSGPTRRQRIRVGAVAAAVLVAVGAFGIWQLALPQPGKSVRVGLLAVSQPPEYVPVDSPAGRDMISRVVTEVERLADQGAQVVVLPEKAWRADESTLPVLAAPLTEVATRRDIHIVAGLILTRDGRSVNAAIDYPSGVEYAKHYLITGLEDELEPGSEWQQVPGQPWALAICFDLDRPALVRENARRGATLMLVPALDFTDDAWLHSRMAVLRGVESGVAVARAPQLGEHVASDARGRIRATAETGIDVTSAALATLPLTESRTVYARFGDWFGWLCVALGAAAVLVAAVGRKRRPNARD